In Thiohalorhabdus sp. Cl-TMA, one genomic interval encodes:
- a CDS encoding DUF1365 domain-containing protein has translation MSVHSAIYAGTVVHRRYRPVYHAFRYRLFLLYLDLAELDTVFRHRWLWSVERPNLASFRRADHLGPSEQPLDASVRDLVEVRTGRRPAGAIRLLTHLRYFGYCMNPVSFYYCWDPADAHLETIVAEVSNTPWGERHCYVLDAAGQKDTGRRHHFRFPKDFHVSPFMGMEDTYDWRFTEPGTRLAVVMRNEGGEGCHFEAAMGLRRRPLDGSNLARVLARHPFMTGRVVAGIYAQAFRLWRKGAHFHPHPKWARSEGK, from the coding sequence ATGAGCGTCCACAGCGCCATCTACGCCGGCACGGTGGTGCATCGCCGGTACCGGCCGGTTTACCACGCCTTCCGCTACCGCCTCTTCCTTCTCTACCTGGACCTGGCGGAGCTGGACACGGTGTTCCGGCATCGGTGGCTATGGTCGGTGGAACGACCCAACCTGGCCTCCTTCCGGCGGGCCGACCACCTGGGGCCGTCGGAGCAGCCCCTGGACGCTTCCGTGCGGGACCTGGTGGAGGTGCGGACCGGGAGGCGCCCCGCCGGTGCCATCCGCCTGCTCACCCACCTGCGCTATTTCGGCTACTGCATGAACCCGGTGAGCTTCTATTACTGCTGGGACCCCGCCGATGCGCACCTGGAGACCATCGTCGCCGAGGTAAGCAACACCCCGTGGGGAGAGCGGCACTGCTACGTCCTGGATGCCGCCGGGCAGAAGGATACCGGTCGGCGACACCACTTCCGCTTCCCCAAGGACTTCCATGTCTCGCCGTTCATGGGCATGGAGGACACCTACGACTGGCGCTTCACGGAACCGGGCACCCGGCTGGCCGTGGTCATGCGCAACGAGGGCGGCGAAGGCTGCCATTTCGAGGCCGCCATGGGCCTGAGACGCCGTCCCCTGGACGGCTCTAACCTGGCGCGAGTGCTGGCGCGACACCCCTTCATGACGGGCCGCGTGGTCGCGGGCATCTACGCCCAGGCATTCCGGCTCTGGCGCAAGGGCGCCCATTTCCACCCCCACCCCAAGTGGGCACGCTCCGAGGGCAAATGA
- a CDS encoding NAD(P)/FAD-dependent oxidoreductase: MNAAPLRIAVVGSGISGLVAAHRLGPHHAVSLFEADSRPGGHTHTVTVSDEDGIHGVDTGFIVFNPVNYPRFCALLSELGIPARDSDMSFSVHCEATGIEWCGSGSLNRIFGQRRNLLRPAFYRMLADIRRFGREARTVLSNPTDGRTVAELLADGGYGPDFVRHYLLPLGAALWSCPEGRFAEFPIRFVAEFLDNHAMLDPLGGRPVWRTIPGGSHRYVSAILHRFPGALRLATPVRRVERDEQGVTVCTDTGGRERFDEVILACHADQALRLLDRPTAVEAELLGAFPYTVNDAVLHTDTSVLPRRRRTWAAWNVHRRTVRDEEVAITYNMNILQRLPSRSVYCVTLNDVDGIDPGRVIRRMSYAHPRFTANRRHAQDRHGEVIRRHRTSYCGAYWGYGFHEDGVRSAEAVADAFGVAS, encoded by the coding sequence ATGAACGCCGCCCCCCTCCGCATCGCCGTCGTCGGCAGCGGTATCTCCGGGCTGGTGGCCGCTCATAGGCTCGGCCCCCACCACGCGGTTTCCCTGTTCGAAGCCGATTCCCGCCCCGGCGGACATACCCATACCGTGACGGTGTCGGACGAGGACGGCATACACGGCGTGGATACAGGCTTCATCGTTTTCAACCCGGTGAACTATCCGCGTTTCTGCGCTCTTCTGAGCGAGCTCGGGATCCCCGCCCGGGACAGCGATATGAGCTTCTCGGTGCACTGCGAGGCCACCGGCATCGAATGGTGCGGCTCCGGCTCCCTGAACCGGATCTTCGGGCAGCGCCGCAATCTCCTGCGTCCCGCCTTCTACCGCATGCTTGCGGATATCCGGCGCTTCGGACGGGAAGCCCGCACCGTGCTCTCCAATCCGACGGATGGACGCACGGTGGCGGAGCTGCTGGCGGACGGCGGCTACGGCCCCGATTTCGTGCGGCATTACCTGCTTCCCCTCGGGGCCGCCCTCTGGTCCTGTCCGGAAGGGCGATTCGCCGAATTCCCCATCCGCTTCGTGGCCGAGTTCTTGGATAACCATGCCATGCTCGATCCGCTCGGGGGGCGCCCGGTGTGGCGAACCATTCCCGGCGGCTCCCACCGCTACGTCTCGGCCATCCTTCACCGGTTTCCCGGAGCCCTGCGCCTCGCCACGCCCGTGCGAAGGGTCGAGCGGGACGAGCAGGGTGTCACGGTGTGCACCGATACCGGCGGCCGGGAGCGCTTCGACGAGGTGATCCTCGCCTGCCATGCAGACCAAGCGCTGCGCCTGCTGGATCGGCCCACGGCCGTGGAGGCGGAGCTGCTGGGCGCCTTCCCCTACACCGTAAACGACGCGGTTCTGCACACGGACACCTCGGTGCTGCCCCGACGGCGCCGCACCTGGGCGGCCTGGAACGTGCACCGCCGGACCGTCCGGGACGAGGAGGTGGCCATCACCTACAACATGAATATCCTGCAGCGCCTGCCTTCCCGGTCGGTCTACTGCGTGACCCTCAACGACGTGGACGGCATCGACCCGGGGCGGGTCATCCGGCGCATGTCCTACGCCCATCCCCGCTTCACCGCGAACCGCCGGCATGCCCAGGACCGCCACGGCGAGGTGATCCGGCGCCACCGCACCTCCTACTGCGGCGCCTATTGGGGCTACGGCTTCCACGAGGACGGTGTGCGCAGCGCGGAGGCCGTGGCGGACGCCTTCGGGGTGGCGTCATGA
- a CDS encoding acyl-CoA desaturase, translated as MNRSSPSHSTTSSWWRLLISDLPEEAPSPRADRLVEISRWGVFLGLHAACLAVFWVGISPFAVALAVALYLGRMFFITAFYHRYFSHKAFRASRWFQLAMAVTGCTAGQRGPLWWAGHHRFHHAHSDTSEDRHSPAGRGMFIAHMGWFMRPESYATPWKYVRDWAAYPELRWVNRFDMVPFLLLGAGLYGLGAWLETAAPALGTDGPQLFVWGFLISTVVLYHATYTINSLAHSWGRRPYATGDDSRNNGILALLTLGEGWHNNHHFYPGSARQGFLWWEVDPTYYALRALERLALIWDLRPVPASVLAARPAGGRKGGAP; from the coding sequence ATGAACAGGTCTTCCCCTTCCCATTCGACCACCTCCTCCTGGTGGCGGCTCCTTATCAGCGACCTGCCGGAGGAGGCCCCCTCGCCCCGGGCCGACCGCCTGGTGGAGATCAGCCGCTGGGGGGTTTTCCTCGGACTCCACGCCGCCTGCCTGGCGGTCTTCTGGGTGGGGATATCACCCTTTGCGGTGGCCCTGGCGGTAGCCCTCTACCTGGGCCGCATGTTCTTCATCACGGCCTTCTACCACCGGTACTTTTCCCACAAGGCGTTCCGTGCCTCCCGCTGGTTCCAGCTGGCCATGGCGGTGACCGGCTGTACCGCCGGGCAGCGCGGCCCCCTCTGGTGGGCGGGCCACCACCGCTTCCACCACGCCCATTCCGACACGTCCGAGGATCGCCATTCCCCCGCGGGCCGTGGCATGTTCATCGCCCACATGGGCTGGTTCATGCGGCCCGAGAGCTACGCCACGCCCTGGAAATACGTGCGCGATTGGGCCGCCTACCCGGAGCTGCGCTGGGTGAACCGCTTCGACATGGTGCCGTTCCTGCTCCTGGGTGCCGGCCTTTACGGACTGGGCGCCTGGCTGGAGACCGCGGCGCCGGCGCTCGGCACCGACGGGCCCCAGCTGTTCGTCTGGGGCTTCCTGATCTCCACGGTGGTGCTCTACCACGCCACCTACACCATCAACTCCCTGGCCCACAGCTGGGGACGCCGTCCTTACGCAACCGGCGATGACAGCCGAAACAACGGGATCCTCGCCCTGCTGACCCTCGGCGAGGGCTGGCACAACAATCACCATTTCTACCCCGGCTCGGCGCGGCAGGGGTTCCTGTGGTGGGAGGTCGACCCCACCTACTACGCCCTGCGCGCCCTGGAACGGCTGGCGCTGATATGGGACCTGCGGCCGGTGCCCGCCTCCGTGCTCGCCGCCCGGCCGGCCGGCGGAAGAAAGGGGGGCGCTCCATGA
- a CDS encoding helix-turn-helix domain-containing protein, whose amino-acid sequence MKENLSPKEVAEAIDVSESSVKRWVDGGRLEAFRTAGGHRRILQEEALRFARSEGFRLVRPDLLGLPEAPVEDAGAEEPEESFHRALMSGREAEASGLLVGRYMDGQPLPHILDTLISPSLRRIGELWRETEEGIFIEHRAADICERALDQFRELAPPLPDDAPVAVGGSSARDAHSLPSRMAATVLHEQGWRVVNLGAFTPPSTLRHAVSENGARLAWVAVTLLEPGNQIRRLVADYHAALQEESTPVSLAVGGPFFRGADISGLSGAQLVTSMGELAAFAQGLHARNDPDGPGPAHEESTG is encoded by the coding sequence ATGAAAGAAAACCTTTCCCCCAAAGAAGTGGCCGAAGCCATCGACGTCAGCGAGTCCTCCGTGAAACGCTGGGTGGACGGTGGTCGTTTGGAAGCCTTCCGGACCGCGGGCGGGCACAGACGCATCCTCCAGGAGGAGGCCCTGCGATTCGCCCGCTCGGAGGGATTCCGACTGGTGCGCCCGGACCTCCTCGGCCTCCCCGAAGCCCCCGTGGAGGACGCCGGCGCTGAGGAACCGGAGGAATCCTTCCACCGGGCCTTGATGAGCGGCCGAGAAGCCGAGGCTTCCGGCCTGCTGGTGGGACGGTATATGGACGGGCAACCCCTGCCCCATATTCTGGACACCCTGATTTCCCCTTCCCTGCGCCGCATCGGCGAGCTATGGCGGGAAACGGAAGAGGGGATCTTCATCGAGCACCGCGCAGCGGACATCTGCGAGCGGGCCCTGGACCAATTCCGGGAGCTGGCCCCGCCCCTGCCCGATGACGCCCCGGTGGCGGTAGGCGGCTCTTCCGCCCGGGACGCCCATTCCCTGCCCTCCCGCATGGCGGCCACGGTGCTGCACGAGCAAGGCTGGCGAGTGGTCAACCTAGGCGCCTTCACCCCGCCTTCCACGCTGCGCCACGCCGTCTCGGAAAACGGCGCCCGACTCGCCTGGGTAGCCGTGACGCTGCTGGAGCCGGGCAATCAGATCCGTCGTCTGGTGGCCGACTACCACGCCGCGCTGCAGGAGGAATCCACCCCCGTCAGTCTGGCCGTGGGCGGTCCCTTCTTCCGGGGTGCGGACATCAGCGGCCTCAGCGGGGCGCAGCTCGTGACCTCTATGGGCGAGCTGGCCGCCTTCGCCCAGGGACTCCATGCCCGCAATGACCCCGACGGGCCGGGACCGGCCCATGAGGAATCCACAGGATGA